In Salvia miltiorrhiza cultivar Shanhuang (shh) chromosome 4, IMPLAD_Smil_shh, whole genome shotgun sequence, the DNA window GGCTTTGCCTATTCCTCGTGGTTTGCTTGTAAAGATGTATGTGTTTTTGATACGATGAAGGGACTCGATGTCTTCTTTGGGCGAGGGATATGCAACGAGGTCGGATGAGGAGGGTTTCGGTGGAATTTACAGGGGAAACCAGTCCCTTTCCGAGGACGGAGACGACAAAAATGTCCATGCCGATGCCTTAGGTATGTATATTACTCTCGCCCTCGACACAAAAATTAACGAGAACGTGTAAATTGGATAAAAATAAAACGTTCAATATTTTTTCTAAAGTTAAATATTACTCCACTACTTATATGACACATCTTTAAGGAGAACGTATAAATTGGATAAAAATAGTAGGGTCAACATCTTTTCAAAAGTTAAATATGAGACATTTtgattcaaattaaaaaatgagtCATCTTTCCTAGGACGTGGGGAGTATAAATTTGGGGGAGTTGTATTACTATGTGATGTCGATTCTTATCTTGAATTTTCATGCAAGAATTCGACCATGATCAAGGGAGCCACGtcaaggagaaggagaaagCTCGAAACCAAGCTCAACATACAGATTAACTCAATGGCGCGGTAGTTTTGTGTCATACTAGTTTTCTTTGTCTTGCACTCGTCGTCCTCTTTTATGAGTACGCTTCCTCGTGCGATGTACGTAATGTGTGATGTAATTAAGTGCTACTTTCTCGTGCGATGTACGTAATGTGTGATGTAAGTGCTGCGatataaatatttatgtttaaagttctaaattatgtaaaaatatcaaaatattactattatttatgaattagattaattagtaataaaaaaaatattttaatttaaatattactcccttcgtacctgaaataagttcatatttttctttttgggatgtcccccaaataagttcatctttctttcttttcatttttggacaactaccaaatcactaataatactttatggGTAAAGTACTAAATACCCCCAACGTTGGCGCCCTTATCGCGTACAGCCCCccatagtcagggtaagcgctgtttattacctcaacgtggcaaaatcgtagCAATTTCTCTCCtgcgttttaacaccgttaagttaccgttaaaaaaattatttttttttaatttttaattaagatggtctctctctcttcccccctcCCTCCATCGAGCATCCTTTCCAGGCTAGAGAACATCGCCCCTCCGCCGTGGTCTCCACCTTCCTAGACGACGCTAACCCCGTGGAGCCCGCCGCAGGCGGTCCGGCCTCCCCGGCAGCGCAGTCGAATGCTCACTATTCGCCTTCCGAGTCACTGTCGCCGTCTCCTTCCCGCTCGCGATCCCCGTCGCCGCCGCTTGCGTCCTGCCTGTATCGCCTCCGCTCCGCCGCTAAAACTGGTGCTGGTGCTTCTGCTGCTGGAGGCGCGAGACgtggaggcggtggtggtggaatTAGGACTCTCGCCGTTCTGAATAAGAACCCTAATAATGAGGAATCTGATAGAaccctaattttaattaagtcacCGTCAATTTGTGAGCAGGCCACCAAAGCTCGGCGGCAATGGCGGCTGTGCTGTCGTTCTGTCCAGAGCAGGGGAAGGAGTCAATTTGTGAGAAAGGCCAAGGGAGACAGAGGCGGTGTACGTCGTCGGCGAGGGAACAATGAGGGAGAGGCAGATGGATGGTCGGCCGAAGGGTTCTTGCAAGGAGGGAAGTCGTGGTGGTGGAGCTCGGGTGAGAGAGATTTGCTGAGTTCGCGGTGGGGAGGTGGGGAGGGGAGATGTCGACCGTGTACCACGGCGGAGGGGCGATGTTCTCTTACCGGGAAAGGATGCTCGATGGGGGGatggggggagagagagagaccatcttaattaaaaaatttaaaaaataatttttttaacggtgacttaacggtgttaaaacgcaGGGGGAAAATTGCTACGATTTTGCTatgttgaggtagtaaacagcgcttaccctgactatggGGGGCTGTACGCGATAAGGACGCCAACgttggggggtatttggtactttatttattcttacttttcactttttcaccactcctaaTACTAATTATAGGTAGATTGTACCCTGCACAGTGTGCATTGCACACTGTCGTTGCGATCCTTACACGTGTCCTCTATTTCAAACCACCCTACCTAATATCTAATACCCCTAAACCGTTTCCAATTACCTTGATTTTGGCGATGACGTGTCGTGAGTAATTGATATTTGTGCATGTCCGATATGTATTTGCATTAACCATTGTGTAATAGATTGTCGTGACTTTCAATTTGCAAAATATGTGTGGTACACATTTCGCATACTGGTTGGTTAGATTTGAATTCCATTGAATCTACACCATCCGATCCACATTTCATT includes these proteins:
- the LOC131022749 gene encoding uncharacterized protein LOC131022749, with the protein product MQLNALRLARPSLSLTSFPLSYANHLAPPSAIRFVRAASGEMDSKKQTEPESKKQTEPESQTLDSMSSLGEGYATRSDEEGFGGIYRGNQSLSEDGDDKNVHADALEFDHDQGSHVKEKEKARNQAQHTD